The following coding sequences are from one Coffea arabica cultivar ET-39 chromosome 11e, Coffea Arabica ET-39 HiFi, whole genome shotgun sequence window:
- the LOC140021090 gene encoding probable L-gulonolactone oxidase 6: MTITVEPGVTLRQLINASAAAGLALPYAPYWWGLTVGGMLGTGAHGSTLWGLGSAVHDYVIQLRIVTPAGPDEGYAKVRKLRNGDPELNAARVSLGVLGVISQVTLQLQPLFKRSITYVQKNDSDFGDQASTFGRQHEFADFTWYPSQHKVVYRIDDRVPSNTTGNGLYDFMGFRSTPSLFLALIRTAEETQESIRDAVGKCINGGITTSILTNAAYGLTNDGSMFKGYPVVGYNNRLQSSGSCLDSPQDGLITACPWDPRVKGLYYFQNGFSIGLSKVKDFIQDVQKLAALQPRALCGVDLYDGFLIRYVTASSAYLGKQEDALDFDITYYRSKDPMAPRLYEDILEEIEQMAVIKYGGLPHWGKNRNLAFVGAINKYQNATEFLKVKQLYDPLGLFSNEWTDQILGIKDGITIMKDGCALEGLCICSQDSHCAPQKGYFCRPGKVYIDARVCTRLSS; encoded by the exons ATGACTATCACAGTTGAGCCTGGGGTGACCCTAAGGCAGCTGATCAATGCCAGTGCTGCTGCGGGGCTTGCTCTACCTTATGCTCCATATTGGTGGGGTTTAACTGTTGGTGGAATGTTGGGCACGGGTGCACATGGAAGCACATTATGGGGCTTGGGGAGTGCTGTTCATGATTATGTGATTCAGCTCAGGATTGTTACGCCTGCTGGCCCTGATGAGGGTTATGCAAAAGTTCGAAAGCTGAGAAATGGTGATCCTGAGCTTAATGCTGCTAGAGTCTCGCTTGGAGTTCTTGGAGTTATCTCACAG GTGACTCTACAACTGCAACCGTTATTCAAGAGATCAATCACATATGTTCAGAAAAATGATTCAGACTTCGGAGATCAAGCCTCCACCTTCGGCAGACAGCATGAGTTTGCAGATTTCACATGGTACCCAAGCCAACACAAGGTAGTTTATCGGATTGATGATCGAGTCCCCTCCAACACCACCGGAAATGGTCTTTATGATTTTATGGGATTTCGATCTACACCTTCACTCTTTCTAGCACTAATAAGAACAGCAG AGGAGACTCAAGAATCCATACGTGATGCTGTTGGGAAATGCATAAATGGAGGCATAACCACATCTATATTGACAAACGCTGCATATGGATTGACAAACGACG GTTCAATGTTTAAGGGCTATCCTGTCGTAGGGTACAACAATCGCCTCCAATCATCTGGTTCCTGCCTTGATAGCCCACAGGATGGATTAATAACTGCCTGCCCTTGGGATCCTAGAGTTAAGGGTCTATATTATTTCCAAAATGGATTTAGCATTGGCTTATCAAAAGTCAAAGATTTCATACAAGATGTGCAAAAGCTGGCTGCTTTGCAGCCTCGAGCGTTGTGTGGTGTAGATCTTTACGATGGTTTCCTCATAAGATATGTTACAGCTTCAAGTGCTTATTTGGGAAAGCAAGAAGACGCTCTGGACTTTGATATAACATACTATAGAAGCAAGGATCCAATGGCCCCAAGACTGTATGAAGACATCCTTGAAGAAATAGAGCAAATGGCAGTGATTAAATATGGAGGGCtaccacactggggcaaaaataGGAATTTGGCGTTTGTTGGGGCAATTAACAAGTACCAAAATGCTACCGAATTTTTGAAGGTCAAACAATTGTATGATCCTTTAGGGCTGTTTTCTAATGAGTGGACAGACCAAATTCTTGGAATAAAAGATGGGATTACTATTATGAAGGATGGTTGTGCTTTAGAAGGATTATGCATATGCTCACAAGATAGCCATTGTGCCCCACAGAAAGGTTACTTTTGTCGACCAGGAAAAGTTTACATCGATGCAAGGGTTTGTACTCGTTTATCATCATAA